A genomic region of Acidobacteriota bacterium contains the following coding sequences:
- a CDS encoding ABC transporter permease, with the protein MENLLKDLRYGCRMLWKNPGYTLIAVLTLALGIGANAAVFSVVNALLLRPMPYPNFDRITYIWSSDAQGEGKFSVSPHNYTDLRTRNQSFESYAAFHYASVALTGNGIPESLSCINASADFGKVVGTQPLQGRWFTAEEDVPGKNLVAVISYGLWQRKFGGKDVVGQSIQLNGEPHTVIGVMPQSFKFPQDRIEVWKPLALDLSKFQRGTSFLQSVARLKAGVSYEQARADAMGVAHQLTREYPNDERDLGFKLVSFREELVGDIERPLWILFGAVVLVLLIACVNVASLLLGRATVRWKEISVRAALGASRWNLIRLMLAESLVLGLVGGVLGLLLAAFGVEWLIKINPDAVPNPNDISIDRIVVVFTMLMSVITGIVFGALPAWQLTKTNLSQAMRESTRSASGSAKLTLIRNGLVVLEIAASLVLLVTAGLLLKSFWKLLEVNPGFRAENVVKADISLPRAKYNTSDQQAEFFRRTLEGIRSMPGVESAGVTTNLPFNNGRGTTSFSIDDRPTPPNSDPPNADNHEISADYFKTMGIPLRSGRDFTDADVRTSAGVVIINEQLAKVYWPGENPIGKHLTIGTPEEVKLYGKEVSREIVGVIGNVKLMELTADFNPELYIPAAQQPTSGMTLVVRGKAQPENLTNAIRQVVGSIDPNQPIRRPLTLETLLSRSVAPQRFIAMLLLVFASLAIVLAVVGIYGVMNYVVSQRTQEIGIRLALGAQRADVLKMVIGQGMRLAAVGIGLGLIVALAISRLLTKLLYDVSTTDVMAYTGVSVLLALVVLLACLIPARKASNVDPMIALRCE; encoded by the coding sequence TTGGAAAACCTGTTGAAAGATTTGCGTTACGGTTGCCGGATGCTGTGGAAAAATCCCGGCTACACTTTAATCGCTGTGCTGACATTGGCGCTCGGCATTGGCGCGAATGCGGCAGTGTTCAGCGTCGTCAACGCTTTGTTGCTGCGTCCGATGCCGTATCCGAATTTTGATCGGATTACTTATATCTGGAGCAGCGACGCGCAGGGTGAAGGGAAGTTTTCCGTTTCGCCGCACAATTACACGGATTTGCGAACGCGCAATCAAAGCTTTGAAAGTTACGCTGCATTTCATTACGCCAGCGTCGCGTTGACCGGCAACGGCATTCCCGAATCGCTTTCCTGCATCAACGCTTCGGCGGATTTCGGAAAAGTCGTCGGCACACAACCGCTGCAAGGGCGCTGGTTCACCGCTGAAGAAGATGTGCCGGGCAAAAACCTGGTTGCCGTCATCAGTTACGGGTTATGGCAGCGCAAATTCGGCGGGAAAGATGTCGTTGGCCAAAGCATTCAACTCAACGGCGAGCCGCACACAGTGATCGGCGTCATGCCGCAGAGTTTCAAATTCCCGCAGGATCGCATCGAAGTCTGGAAACCGTTGGCGTTGGATTTGTCGAAGTTTCAGCGCGGAACTTCGTTTCTGCAGTCCGTGGCCCGGCTAAAAGCTGGTGTGAGTTACGAACAGGCGCGCGCCGACGCGATGGGCGTTGCGCATCAGTTGACGCGCGAATACCCGAACGATGAGCGCGATCTAGGATTCAAGTTGGTTTCCTTTCGCGAAGAACTGGTGGGCGACATTGAACGTCCGCTGTGGATTTTGTTCGGTGCGGTTGTGTTGGTGCTGTTGATCGCCTGCGTCAACGTTGCGAGTTTGTTGTTGGGACGTGCGACGGTACGCTGGAAAGAAATTTCGGTTCGCGCGGCGCTGGGCGCTTCGCGTTGGAATTTGATTCGATTGATGCTGGCGGAAAGTCTGGTGCTGGGGCTGGTTGGCGGCGTTCTGGGATTACTGCTGGCCGCGTTCGGCGTTGAGTGGTTGATCAAAATCAACCCTGACGCAGTTCCCAATCCGAATGACATTTCCATTGACCGCATTGTCGTCGTATTCACGATGTTGATGTCGGTCATTACCGGAATCGTGTTTGGTGCGTTGCCCGCGTGGCAACTGACCAAAACCAATTTGAGCCAGGCCATGCGCGAATCCACGCGCTCGGCTTCCGGATCGGCAAAATTGACGTTGATCCGCAATGGTCTGGTCGTATTGGAAATCGCCGCCTCATTGGTGTTGCTGGTAACGGCTGGATTGTTGCTGAAAAGTTTCTGGAAACTGCTGGAAGTCAATCCGGGCTTTCGGGCTGAAAACGTGGTCAAAGCCGACATCAGTTTGCCGCGCGCAAAATACAACACTTCCGATCAGCAGGCGGAATTTTTCCGCCGCACGCTGGAAGGCATTCGCTCAATGCCGGGAGTGGAAAGCGCCGGCGTCACCACCAATCTGCCGTTCAATAATGGTCGCGGCACGACTTCGTTCAGCATTGATGATCGTCCGACCCCGCCGAATTCGGATCCGCCGAATGCTGACAATCACGAAATCAGCGCCGACTATTTCAAAACCATGGGCATTCCGCTCCGCTCCGGTCGCGATTTTACCGACGCAGATGTTCGCACCAGCGCTGGCGTTGTGATCATCAACGAACAGCTCGCCAAAGTGTATTGGCCCGGCGAAAATCCGATTGGAAAGCATCTGACCATCGGAACGCCTGAAGAAGTGAAGTTGTACGGCAAAGAGGTTTCACGCGAAATCGTCGGCGTCATCGGCAATGTCAAACTCATGGAATTGACTGCGGACTTCAATCCGGAACTTTACATTCCGGCCGCGCAACAGCCAACTTCGGGCATGACTTTGGTGGTTCGCGGAAAAGCGCAGCCAGAAAATCTGACGAACGCCATTCGCCAGGTTGTCGGCAGCATTGATCCGAATCAACCGATTCGGCGGCCACTAACGCTGGAAACACTGCTTTCGCGTTCGGTGGCGCCGCAACGATTCATCGCCATGCTGCTATTGGTGTTTGCCAGCTTGGCAATTGTTCTGGCTGTGGTGGGCATTTACGGTGTGATGAATTACGTTGTCTCGCAACGCACACAGGAAATCGGCATCCGGTTGGCGTTGGGGGCGCAACGCGCGGATGTTTTGAAAATGGTCATTGGTCAAGGAATGCGATTGGCTGCCGTCGGCATTGGCTTAGGCCTGATTGTTGCCTTGGCCATCAGTCGGCTGTTGACCAAATTG
- a CDS encoding ABC transporter permease yields METLFQDVRFGLRRLIKSPGFSIVAILSLALGIGANTAIFSLVNMVLFRSLPVPEPKQLVAVNSMGKDGEMSAHSYLNYVDFRDRNEVLSGLLAYRFSPMSLSVSGHNEKVWGFQVSGNYFDVVGVKPVVGRGFLPEEDKTRLSHPVAVISYSLWQKRFGGNAGIIDSEILINGKKFKVVGVAPAGFKGTEFVYTPEVYVPFAMQRWIEPESDWLDNRSNQNLFIVGRLKPGVTTEQAEASLNLVAAQLARDYPSENEGLKISLTPPGLILPQIRNAMLGISAVLMALVVLVLLIACTNLANLLLARATERAKEIAIRLSIGASRARIIRQLLTESVLLALVGGLMGVLLAGWIIDLIISLKPPADIPVTLELHLDWRVLMFSVIVSVITGILFGLVPALQATKTDLVPALKDVASQSGVRRSWLRSSLVVAQIAVSLLLLVAAGLTLRALQQLRTINPGFNPENSLTMSFDLSLQGYNSENGNQLRKQLLNRIQSLPGVQAASVSDFLPLSMNYNGTNIFIEGQPIERGVNAPNAMNADVGLKYFESIGTPLLAGRDLNELDQEGKTRSVVVNETFAHKFFPGANPNQNALGKRLRTRPEGEPWEIVGVAKDGKYWSIGEDPRAFVWFPLGNQLAFNSLIVRTTTNPESVIGSIRNEFRNLDPNLPVTNVITMKEHMNLSLFPARAVAALLAAFGLLALTLAGIGIYGVMSYSVAQRTREVGIRMALGAQRGDVLRMILRQGMKLAAIGMIIGLVSALVLTRLLSNLLYGVSATDVVAFAGVTLLLGAVVVLACLIPASKAAKVDPMVALRYE; encoded by the coding sequence ATGGAAACGTTATTTCAGGATGTTCGATTCGGGCTTCGCCGACTGATAAAAAGCCCAGGCTTTTCCATTGTGGCGATCTTGTCACTGGCTCTGGGGATTGGAGCGAACACGGCAATTTTCAGCCTGGTCAACATGGTGTTGTTTCGTTCATTGCCCGTTCCGGAACCTAAGCAGTTGGTAGCGGTCAATTCCATGGGCAAAGACGGAGAAATGTCTGCGCATTCCTATCTGAACTACGTTGATTTTCGCGACCGCAACGAAGTGCTTTCCGGACTGCTCGCCTATCGGTTTTCGCCCATGAGCCTGAGCGTGAGCGGTCATAACGAAAAGGTTTGGGGATTTCAGGTTTCGGGAAATTACTTCGATGTGGTCGGCGTCAAACCCGTGGTCGGACGCGGGTTTTTGCCGGAAGAAGACAAAACGCGCCTGAGCCATCCCGTGGCCGTCATCAGTTACTCACTTTGGCAAAAACGATTTGGCGGTAACGCCGGAATTATTGATTCCGAAATCCTGATCAACGGTAAAAAGTTCAAAGTCGTAGGCGTCGCCCCCGCTGGATTCAAAGGCACTGAGTTCGTTTACACGCCGGAAGTTTACGTGCCGTTTGCGATGCAGCGGTGGATTGAGCCGGAATCGGATTGGCTGGACAATCGCAGCAATCAAAATCTGTTCATTGTCGGGCGATTGAAGCCGGGAGTGACGACCGAACAAGCCGAAGCTTCACTGAATCTGGTGGCCGCGCAACTGGCCAGGGATTACCCCAGCGAAAACGAAGGATTGAAGATTTCGTTGACGCCGCCGGGATTGATTTTGCCTCAGATCAGAAATGCGATGCTCGGCATTTCTGCCGTATTGATGGCTCTGGTTGTATTGGTTTTACTGATTGCCTGCACGAATCTGGCCAACCTGCTGCTTGCGCGCGCCACGGAACGCGCCAAGGAAATTGCCATACGGCTTTCCATCGGAGCCAGTCGCGCGCGCATCATCCGCCAGCTTTTGACCGAAAGCGTCTTGCTGGCACTGGTGGGAGGCTTGATGGGCGTGTTGCTCGCCGGGTGGATCATTGACCTGATCATCAGTTTGAAACCGCCAGCCGACATTCCCGTTACATTGGAGCTTCATCTGGATTGGCGCGTGCTGATGTTTTCGGTGATCGTTTCGGTCATCACGGGAATCTTGTTCGGATTGGTTCCGGCGTTACAGGCGACCAAAACCGATCTGGTTCCGGCGCTGAAAGACGTGGCTTCACAATCGGGCGTGCGCCGTTCGTGGCTGCGCAGTTCGCTGGTTGTCGCGCAAATTGCCGTTTCGCTGCTGCTGTTGGTTGCCGCCGGATTGACGCTACGCGCGTTGCAGCAACTGCGAACCATCAATCCGGGATTCAATCCTGAAAACTCGCTGACAATGTCGTTTGACTTGAGCCTGCAAGGGTACAACAGCGAAAATGGAAACCAGCTTCGCAAACAATTGCTCAATCGCATTCAATCGCTGCCCGGAGTTCAAGCCGCTTCGGTAAGTGATTTCTTGCCGCTCAGCATGAATTACAACGGAACCAACATCTTCATCGAAGGCCAGCCGATAGAGCGGGGCGTCAACGCGCCAAATGCAATGAACGCCGACGTCGGATTGAAGTATTTTGAATCCATTGGAACTCCGTTGCTGGCCGGACGCGACCTGAACGAACTGGATCAGGAAGGAAAAACGCGTTCGGTGGTCGTCAATGAAACTTTCGCGCACAAGTTCTTTCCTGGCGCCAATCCCAATCAAAACGCACTTGGCAAACGCCTCAGAACCAGGCCGGAAGGCGAGCCTTGGGAAATCGTGGGCGTCGCCAAAGACGGCAAGTATTGGAGTATCGGCGAAGACCCGCGAGCATTTGTCTGGTTTCCGCTTGGCAATCAATTGGCGTTTAACAGCTTGATCGTGCGGACGACGACCAATCCCGAATCCGTTATCGGTTCCATCCGCAATGAGTTTCGCAATCTGGACCCGAATCTGCCGGTGACCAACGTCATCACGATGAAAGAGCACATGAATTTGTCGCTGTTTCCGGCGCGCGCCGTGGCGGCGTTGTTGGCCGCATTTGGCTTGCTGGCGCTGACGCTCGCCGGCATTGGCATTTACGGCGTGATGTCTTACTCGGTCGCCCAACGCACCCGCGAGGTCGGAATCCGCATGGCGCTTGGCGCACAGCGCGGAGATGTTTTGCGAATGATTCTGCGACAGGGAATGAAGCTGGCGGCGATTGGAATGATCATCGGTCTGGTTTCGGCGTTGGTGTTGACCCGCTTGTTGTCGAATTTGCTGTACGGCGTCAGCGCAACCGATGTTGTGGCGTTTGCCGGCGTCACGTTGTTGCTCGGAGCGGTTGTCGTGTTGGCGTGTTTGATCCCTGCCAGTAAAGCCGCAAAAGTTGATCCAATGGTTGCGCTCCGATACGAATAA
- a CDS encoding sulfotransferase family 2 domain-containing protein, protein MTIYLPMQQFFFLHIPKTAGMSFTAFLCDHFQESEILSGAYWETIRKRPLSELEKYRLITGHIGYELTFHLNNPFVVAIFRHPVDRLCSVYEYLNEVFDRDPNMTVEDPDINSFIQLWKVAVRRPFAEFLDSTEAPVVAALLRNPQSRQLAQSTPYQLSDLSDEQIFQLAEPRLKKIDVVGTVEHFDDTVTATCRKAGWPLPPDFNRYNQNITEKRSVRETLDASLRKKIEQLSAVDLELYQLAQKRLLDDCWGAETHTR, encoded by the coding sequence ATGACCATCTATTTGCCTATGCAGCAATTCTTTTTTCTACACATTCCCAAAACGGCTGGGATGTCTTTCACAGCCTTTTTATGCGATCACTTTCAGGAGTCAGAAATTCTTTCCGGCGCATATTGGGAAACGATTCGGAAACGTCCGCTGAGCGAGCTTGAAAAGTATCGCTTGATCACAGGCCACATCGGATATGAACTGACCTTTCACCTGAACAATCCCTTTGTCGTGGCCATCTTCCGGCATCCGGTGGACCGCCTTTGCTCGGTGTACGAATACCTGAATGAAGTCTTCGACCGCGACCCGAATATGACTGTGGAAGATCCGGACATCAATTCCTTTATTCAGCTCTGGAAGGTAGCTGTGCGCCGCCCTTTTGCGGAGTTTTTGGACAGCACGGAAGCTCCGGTGGTGGCGGCGCTGTTGCGAAATCCGCAATCCCGCCAATTGGCGCAATCCACGCCGTACCAATTGAGCGATCTGTCGGACGAGCAAATCTTTCAATTGGCGGAACCGCGGTTGAAGAAAATTGATGTCGTCGGAACCGTCGAACATTTTGACGACACGGTCACGGCAACCTGTCGCAAAGCCGGATGGCCGTTGCCGCCGGATTTCAATCGTTACAATCAGAACATCACGGAAAAACGGTCTGTGCGCGAAACGCTGGATGCGTCGCTGCGCAAAAAAATCGAGCAATTGTCGGCGGTGGATTTGGAGCTTTATCAATTGGCCCAAAAGCGCCTTCTTGATGATTGTTGGGGTGCGGAAACACACACGCGGTAA
- a CDS encoding TIGR04348 family glycosyltransferase: MRIGIITPAPPNSLAGNRRTALRWANLLRQLGHRVVISQNYVDQPFDVLVALHAKRSHDSINRFHRMHSHRPLIVALTGTDLYHDLRRSRQAQASLEMATRLIVLQPKALENLPERFHHKTRVIYQSVGLAVSPMGNPQSQPPNHKSHASAFQVCVIGHLRGVKDPFRAAMASRLLPATSRIQIVQVGKALGERIAVSARREMHLNPRYRWVGEQSPKRALEILRSSQLCVNSSRMEGGANSISEAIAAGVPVIASRVPGNLGLLGENYPGYFPVGDGEALARLLFRAETDEQFLAQLKLAGQNLAGKFLPEQELDAWRKLLVELFAA, translated from the coding sequence ATGAGAATCGGAATCATCACTCCCGCGCCGCCGAATTCGCTGGCTGGCAATCGGCGTACGGCGTTGCGCTGGGCAAACCTGTTGCGGCAACTTGGGCATCGTGTCGTCATTTCTCAAAATTACGTGGATCAACCGTTTGATGTGTTGGTCGCGCTACACGCTAAACGCAGCCATGATTCGATCAACCGGTTTCACCGGATGCATTCGCATCGTCCGTTGATCGTCGCGTTGACCGGAACCGACCTGTATCACGATTTGCGCCGCAGCCGACAGGCGCAGGCTTCGTTGGAAATGGCGACGCGATTGATTGTGTTGCAACCCAAAGCGCTGGAAAATTTGCCCGAACGATTTCACCACAAAACGCGCGTCATTTATCAATCTGTTGGTTTGGCCGTCAGCCCGATGGGCAATCCGCAAAGTCAGCCTCCAAATCACAAATCCCATGCATCTGCTTTTCAGGTTTGCGTGATTGGGCATTTGCGCGGGGTTAAAGACCCATTTCGTGCGGCGATGGCTTCGCGATTGTTGCCCGCCACTTCCCGCATTCAGATTGTTCAGGTAGGGAAAGCATTGGGGGAGCGAATCGCAGTTAGCGCCCGGCGCGAAATGCACTTGAATCCGCGGTATCGTTGGGTCGGAGAACAATCGCCGAAACGAGCGTTGGAAATTCTGCGAAGCAGCCAACTCTGTGTGAACTCATCGCGCATGGAAGGCGGAGCCAATTCGATTTCCGAAGCTATTGCTGCAGGAGTTCCTGTGATTGCTTCACGCGTACCAGGGAATTTGGGATTGCTGGGCGAAAATTATCCGGGTTATTTCCCTGTCGGTGATGGGGAAGCACTGGCCAGGCTGCTGTTTCGCGCGGAAACGGACGAACAGTTTCTGGCGCAACTGAAACTTGCGGGCCAAAATTTGGCAGGAAAATTTCTGCCGGAACAGGAACTCGATGCCTGGCGAAAATTGCTCGTCGAGCTTTTTGCCGCCTGA
- the egtB gene encoding ergothioneine biosynthesis protein EgtB: MIELFKQVRQQTLQIVAPLEIEDYVVQTAEFMSPPRWHIGHTSWFFETLLQTYQSGYKVFDEEYLFYFNSYYEGFGKRIERAKRGTKSRPTVKDTVRYRQHVDAEMLKFLEQIDRREDAAELLKLIRLGLEHEIQHQELLVYDIKHLLCDLYEAPQSVAPIATEAVSGMVEVEGGLFQLGYDGDEFAWDNEKPQHTVFLQDFAIDRAPVSVGEYLEFIEAGAYQDYRWWLSTAWETVNREQWQAPLYWEREGDEWMIRDYHGVHSAKAKANEPVTHVSYFEATAFAKWAGKRLPTEAEWEKAACCDPATKTKRNFPWGDAAPELLHANLFDNQLWSVAPIGAFPKGKSFYGCHQMIGDVWEWTNSDYAPYPGFKTEFNEYNDKWFVGQKVLRGGSFATPRIHIRATYRNFFNPPERWMISGFRCAKTL, translated from the coding sequence ATGATTGAGCTATTCAAGCAGGTTCGCCAGCAAACCTTGCAGATTGTCGCGCCGCTGGAAATCGAAGATTACGTCGTCCAAACTGCCGAGTTTATGTCTCCACCGCGCTGGCACATCGGCCACACAAGCTGGTTTTTTGAAACGCTGCTGCAAACCTATCAGTCGGGCTACAAAGTCTTCGACGAAGAATATCTTTTCTACTTCAATTCCTATTATGAAGGGTTCGGCAAGCGCATTGAACGTGCCAAACGCGGAACCAAGTCGCGGCCTACGGTCAAAGACACTGTGCGCTATCGCCAGCACGTTGATGCCGAAATGCTGAAGTTCCTGGAACAGATAGATCGGCGTGAAGACGCGGCGGAATTACTGAAGCTGATTCGGTTGGGCTTGGAGCACGAAATCCAGCATCAGGAACTGCTGGTGTATGACATTAAACATTTGCTGTGCGATTTGTACGAGGCTCCGCAATCGGTTGCTCCAATAGCGACAGAAGCCGTCAGCGGAATGGTCGAGGTCGAAGGCGGATTGTTTCAGCTTGGTTACGATGGCGATGAATTCGCCTGGGACAATGAAAAGCCGCAGCACACAGTGTTTCTGCAGGATTTTGCGATAGATCGCGCGCCGGTCAGCGTCGGCGAATATCTGGAATTTATCGAAGCCGGAGCCTATCAGGATTATCGCTGGTGGCTTTCGACCGCTTGGGAAACCGTCAACCGCGAACAATGGCAAGCGCCGCTGTATTGGGAGCGCGAAGGCGATGAATGGATGATCCGCGATTATCACGGCGTGCATTCGGCGAAAGCCAAAGCCAACGAACCTGTGACGCACGTCAGTTATTTTGAAGCCACTGCGTTCGCCAAATGGGCAGGGAAGCGGTTGCCCACCGAAGCCGAATGGGAAAAAGCTGCTTGCTGCGATCCGGCGACGAAAACCAAACGAAACTTTCCCTGGGGCGACGCCGCGCCAGAACTGCTTCACGCCAATTTGTTCGACAATCAATTGTGGAGCGTTGCGCCGATAGGCGCTTTTCCGAAAGGCAAAAGCTTTTATGGTTGTCACCAGATGATTGGCGATGTCTGGGAATGGACGAATTCGGATTATGCGCCCTATCCGGGCTTCAAAACCGAGTTTAACGAATACAACGACAAATGGTTTGTCGGCCAGAAAGTCTTGCGCGGAGGTTCCTTTGCCACGCCGCGAATTCACATTCGCGCGACGTATCGCAACTTTTTCAATCCGCCGGAACGTTGGATGATTTCAGGCTTTCGGTGCGCGAAAACCTTGTAA
- a CDS encoding mercuric reductase, translating to MPNQTNFDAIVIGTGQGGKPLALALAAAGWKTAVVERLHVGGTCVNVGCTPTKTMVASGRVAYLAKRAADYGVHAGNVTVNLAEVRRRKQSVVDDFRGGGQRALERAENLELIFGEASFTSANTIVVKLNDGKTRQLSAPKIFINVGCRPADPGVAGSENVPILDSSSIMELDELPEHLLVLGGGYIGLEFGQMFRRFGSRVTIVQRAAQLLGREDQDVADEVAKILREDGVDVLLNASATKVSRDAEGKIHLTVKTAVGERTITGTHLLAAAGRTPNSDALNLTAAGVETDKAGFIKTNAKLETNVAEIYALGDVKGGPQFTHISYDDYRIIKTNLIEGGNATITDRFVPYTVFIDPQLGRVGLSESEAKAKGLNLKIAKMPMAYVARAIEMSETRGFMKAVIDADTGQILGFTVLGIEGGEIMSMMEIAMMGKLPYTALRDAIFAHPTLAESLNNLFNI from the coding sequence ATGCCCAACCAGACAAATTTCGATGCTATCGTTATCGGCACTGGGCAAGGTGGGAAACCGCTCGCTCTTGCGCTAGCCGCAGCCGGATGGAAAACCGCTGTCGTTGAACGGCTTCACGTCGGCGGAACCTGCGTCAACGTAGGCTGCACGCCAACCAAGACCATGGTCGCCAGCGGCCGCGTGGCGTACCTTGCCAAACGCGCAGCCGATTACGGAGTTCATGCCGGCAACGTTACCGTCAATCTCGCTGAAGTTCGCCGCCGCAAACAATCCGTCGTAGATGATTTTCGCGGCGGTGGCCAGCGCGCACTGGAACGCGCCGAAAATCTGGAACTGATTTTCGGCGAAGCCAGCTTTACCAGTGCAAACACCATTGTTGTTAAACTGAACGACGGAAAGACTCGCCAGCTCAGCGCGCCAAAAATCTTTATCAATGTCGGTTGTCGCCCGGCTGATCCCGGCGTCGCGGGCAGCGAGAATGTTCCCATCCTCGATTCCAGTTCGATTATGGAACTCGACGAATTGCCGGAGCATCTGTTGGTGCTTGGCGGAGGTTATATCGGCCTGGAGTTCGGGCAGATGTTTCGACGCTTCGGTTCGCGCGTGACGATTGTCCAACGCGCGGCGCAATTGCTTGGCCGCGAAGACCAAGACGTGGCCGATGAAGTCGCCAAGATTTTGCGAGAAGACGGTGTTGACGTTTTGCTGAATGCTTCGGCGACCAAAGTCTCTCGCGACGCCGAAGGCAAAATTCATCTGACGGTAAAAACCGCTGTAGGCGAACGCACAATTACGGGAACGCATTTGCTGGCCGCCGCTGGCCGCACGCCGAATTCTGACGCACTGAACCTGACCGCCGCCGGAGTCGAAACCGACAAGGCAGGCTTCATCAAAACCAATGCGAAGCTGGAAACCAACGTTGCCGAAATCTATGCGCTCGGCGATGTCAAAGGTGGGCCGCAATTTACGCATATTAGTTATGACGATTATCGAATCATCAAAACCAATTTGATTGAAGGCGGAAACGCGACCATAACAGACCGCTTCGTGCCGTACACCGTTTTTATTGACCCGCAACTTGGCCGTGTAGGTTTGAGCGAAAGCGAAGCGAAGGCGAAAGGCTTGAACCTCAAAATCGCCAAAATGCCGATGGCTTACGTCGCTCGCGCCATCGAAATGAGCGAAACGCGCGGCTTTATGAAAGCCGTGATTGACGCTGACACGGGACAGATATTGGGCTTCACGGTGCTGGGCATCGAAGGCGGCGAGATTATGTCCATGATGGAAATTGCGATGATGGGTAAACTGCCGTACACGGCTCTGCGCGATGCGATCTTTGCCCATCCGACGTTGGCTGAATCGCTGAACAACCTGTTTAACATTTGA